A genomic window from Thiomonas arsenitoxydans includes:
- the hisA gene encoding 1-(5-phosphoribosyl)-5-[(5-phosphoribosylamino)methylideneamino]imidazole-4-carboxamide isomerase translates to MLLIPAIDLKDGQCVRLEQGEMQGATVFSKDPAAMARHWIDQGAERLHLVDLNGAFAGKPRNAEAIAAILDEVGDEIPVQLGGGIRDLDTIEAYLDQGLSFVIIGTAAVKSPGFLRDACSAFGGHIIVGLDARDGKVATDGWSKLTGHEVADLARKFQDYGIEGVIYTDIGRDGMLTGINIEATVRLAEVLDVPVIASGGLSGMDDIEKLCAVESSGVEGVICGRSIYTGTLDFAAAQRYVTSR, encoded by the coding sequence ATGCTGCTCATTCCGGCAATCGACCTCAAGGACGGCCAGTGCGTTCGCCTCGAACAAGGTGAAATGCAAGGCGCCACGGTGTTCTCCAAAGATCCCGCCGCCATGGCCCGGCACTGGATCGACCAGGGCGCTGAACGCCTGCATCTGGTCGATCTCAACGGCGCCTTCGCGGGCAAGCCGCGCAATGCTGAGGCCATTGCCGCGATTCTCGACGAGGTGGGCGATGAAATTCCGGTGCAGCTCGGCGGCGGCATCCGCGATCTCGACACCATCGAGGCCTATCTCGATCAGGGCCTGAGCTTTGTCATCATCGGCACGGCCGCGGTGAAAAGCCCCGGCTTCCTGCGCGATGCCTGCAGCGCTTTTGGCGGGCACATCATCGTCGGCCTCGATGCCCGCGACGGCAAAGTCGCCACCGATGGCTGGAGCAAACTCACCGGCCACGAAGTCGCCGATCTGGCACGCAAGTTCCAAGACTATGGCATCGAAGGCGTGATCTACACCGACATCGGCCGCGACGGCATGCTCACCGGCATCAATATCGAGGCCACGGTGCGACTGGCCGAAGTGCTCGACGTGCCGGTCATCGCCTCCGGCGGCCTCTCAGGCATGGACGACATCGAAAAGCTCTGCGCGGTGGAAAGCAGCGGCGTCGAAGGCGTGATCTGCGGCCGCTCCATCTACACCGGCACGCTCGATTTCGCCGCCGCCCAACGCTACGTCACCAGCCGCTGA
- a CDS encoding histidine triad nucleotide-binding protein produces the protein MTDSQCIFCKIAAGELPAKVLYQDEDVVAFHDIHPAAPVHFLIIPRLHLSSLFDVGTEHQALLGKMLQLVPRLAREQGCDDGFRTVINTGQNGGQEVFHLHLHVMGGPRPWKKQAP, from the coding sequence ATGACTGATTCCCAATGCATTTTCTGCAAAATCGCCGCGGGTGAACTGCCCGCCAAAGTGCTGTACCAGGACGAGGATGTGGTCGCATTTCACGACATTCACCCGGCGGCGCCCGTCCATTTCCTGATCATTCCCCGACTGCATCTATCGTCTTTGTTCGATGTGGGTACGGAGCATCAGGCTTTACTCGGTAAAATGTTGCAGCTTGTACCCCGACTGGCGCGTGAGCAGGGTTGTGATGACGGGTTTCGTACCGTCATCAACACCGGCCAGAATGGAGGGCAGGAAGTGTTTCACCTGCACTTGCACGTTATGGGCGGTCCCCGTCCGTGGAAAAAACAGGCCCCTTAA
- a CDS encoding Nif3-like dinuclear metal center hexameric protein, whose translation MRRDHLQGEIDTYLDCARFTDYCPNGLQVEGREEIARIVTGVTASLALIERAIALRADALLVHHGYFWRGEDPRIIRQKRKRLGLLLAADLNLFAYHLPLDAHGEVGNNVMLARRLGWSVQGRFGKQQLGCLGSAPQATIGQLAQAVARDLGRTPLVVGEADAPVGTLAWCTGGAQDWIEDAWAAGARTFVSGEISEPTAHFAREMGITYLACGHHATERDGIRALGDHLAAHYGLDHVFIDLDNPA comes from the coding sequence ATGCGCAGAGACCATTTGCAGGGCGAAATCGACACTTATCTCGATTGCGCGCGTTTTACCGATTATTGCCCAAACGGCCTGCAGGTCGAGGGTCGGGAAGAGATTGCGCGCATTGTCACCGGCGTCACGGCAAGCCTGGCGCTGATCGAGCGCGCCATCGCGCTGCGGGCCGATGCGCTGCTGGTGCATCATGGCTATTTCTGGCGCGGAGAAGATCCACGCATCATCCGCCAGAAGCGCAAGCGCCTGGGGCTGCTGCTAGCCGCCGATCTCAACCTGTTCGCCTATCACCTGCCGCTCGACGCGCATGGCGAAGTCGGCAACAACGTCATGCTGGCGCGGCGGCTGGGCTGGTCGGTACAGGGCCGCTTCGGCAAACAGCAACTGGGCTGTCTGGGCAGCGCGCCGCAAGCGACCATCGGCCAGCTCGCGCAGGCCGTTGCGCGCGATCTGGGGCGCACGCCCCTGGTAGTGGGCGAGGCCGATGCGCCTGTCGGGACATTGGCCTGGTGCACCGGCGGCGCGCAGGACTGGATCGAAGACGCCTGGGCCGCGGGGGCGCGCACCTTTGTCAGCGGCGAAATTTCCGAACCCACGGCGCATTTCGCGCGTGAAATGGGCATCACTTATCTGGCCTGCGGCCACCATGCCACCGAGCGCGACGGCATTCGTGCGCTCGGCGACCATCTGGCCGCTCACTACGGACTCGACCATGTCTTCATCGACCTTGACAACCCCGCCTGA
- the tatB gene encoding Sec-independent protein translocase protein TatB, which yields MFDIGMSEIGLIGVVALVVLGPEKLPRVARTAGNLLGRAQRYLAEVKAEVNRQIDLEELRNVKSSLETAAQDMKKSVSDNVAEVQGSFDDAWKEATAGLSGEAEPSMADGFSSPSLPSPDYPTKKRKKLSGNTVPQWYRRQARVRTQALSGAARMARYRVKR from the coding sequence ATGTTTGACATCGGAATGTCCGAAATCGGCCTGATCGGCGTGGTGGCCCTAGTTGTACTCGGGCCGGAGAAGCTGCCGCGCGTGGCTCGCACTGCGGGCAACCTGCTGGGCCGCGCGCAGCGCTACTTGGCTGAAGTGAAGGCCGAGGTCAATCGCCAAATCGATCTTGAAGAGCTGCGCAACGTGAAATCGTCCCTTGAGACCGCAGCGCAGGATATGAAAAAGTCGGTGAGCGACAACGTGGCCGAGGTTCAGGGCAGCTTTGACGATGCCTGGAAGGAAGCCACGGCGGGTCTGAGCGGCGAGGCCGAGCCTTCCATGGCCGATGGTTTTTCATCCCCCAGTCTGCCCAGCCCGGACTATCCGACCAAGAAACGCAAAAAACTCTCGGGCAATACGGTTCCGCAGTGGTACCGGCGGCAGGCGCGCGTGCGCACCCAGGCCTTGTCGGGTGCGGCGCGCATGGCGCGTTATCGCGTCAAACGCTGA
- the hisF gene encoding imidazole glycerol phosphate synthase subunit HisF — protein sequence MLFKRIIPCLDVNGGRVVKGVNFVGLRDAGDPVEIAARYNAQGADELTFLDITATSDARDLLLHQIEAVASQVFIPLTVGGGVRTVDDVRRLLNAGADKVSFNSAAVANPQVIADASAKYGAQCIVVAIDAKRRADGEGWEVYTHGGRKATGLDAAQWAVRMAQAGAGEILLTSMDRDGTKIGFDLALTRAVSDAVSVPVIASGGVGSLDHLAAGFLEGHADAVLAASIFHYGEYTVGQAKQYLAARGIAMRPDLAL from the coding sequence ATGCTGTTCAAACGCATCATCCCCTGTCTCGACGTGAACGGCGGCCGCGTGGTCAAAGGCGTCAATTTCGTCGGACTGCGCGATGCCGGTGATCCGGTGGAAATCGCCGCCCGCTACAACGCCCAGGGCGCGGACGAACTCACCTTTCTCGACATCACCGCCACCAGCGACGCCCGCGATCTGCTGCTGCACCAGATCGAGGCGGTCGCGTCGCAGGTCTTCATTCCGCTCACCGTGGGCGGCGGCGTGCGCACCGTGGACGACGTGCGCCGCCTGCTCAACGCCGGGGCCGACAAGGTCAGCTTCAACTCCGCCGCAGTGGCCAACCCGCAAGTCATCGCCGATGCTTCGGCCAAATATGGCGCGCAATGCATCGTCGTGGCCATCGACGCCAAGCGCCGCGCCGACGGCGAGGGCTGGGAGGTCTATACCCACGGCGGTCGCAAGGCGACCGGGCTCGACGCCGCGCAGTGGGCGGTGCGCATGGCGCAGGCGGGGGCGGGTGAAATCCTGCTCACCAGCATGGACCGCGACGGCACCAAGATCGGCTTCGATCTGGCGCTCACCCGCGCCGTGTCAGACGCGGTGAGCGTGCCCGTCATCGCCTCGGGCGGCGTGGGCAGTCTCGACCATCTGGCTGCGGGCTTTCTCGAAGGCCACGCCGACGCCGTGCTCGCCGCCAGCATCTTCCACTATGGTGAATACACCGTGGGGCAGGCCAAGCAATACCTGGCCGCGCGCGGCATCGCCATGCGGCCCGATCTGGCGCTGTGA
- the apbC gene encoding iron-sulfur cluster carrier protein ApbC: protein MSQALDSAVQAALQTLQDPQTGASLVAEKAIKNLRVDGGDVSLEIELGYPARSLHADLQKQVITALRAVPGVQNVSVSVRSRVVSHAVQRGLKPLPEVKNIIAVASGKGGVGKSTTAANLALALAAEGARVGLLDADIYGPSQPMMMGVSGQPQSRDGQNMEPLENYGVQIMSIGFLIEADNPMIWRGPMATQALEQLLRQTAWQDLDYLIVDMPPGTGDIQLTLSQRVPLTGAIIVTTPQDIALLDARKGLKMFEKVGVPILGIVENMAMHVCSNCGHVEHIFGAGGGERMSLDFKVDYLGGLPLDIHIREQADSGRPTVVADPEGAIAQSYKSIARAVAVKVAQQGRDYTAKFPTISVQNS, encoded by the coding sequence ATGTCCCAAGCTCTCGATTCTGCGGTTCAGGCCGCGCTGCAAACCCTTCAAGACCCGCAAACCGGCGCTTCGCTGGTCGCGGAAAAAGCCATCAAAAACTTGCGTGTGGACGGCGGCGACGTGTCGCTCGAAATTGAACTCGGCTACCCAGCGCGCAGCCTGCATGCCGATCTGCAAAAGCAAGTCATCACCGCGCTGCGCGCCGTGCCGGGGGTGCAGAACGTTTCGGTTTCGGTGCGCAGCCGGGTGGTGTCGCACGCGGTGCAGCGCGGGCTCAAGCCGCTGCCGGAAGTGAAGAACATCATCGCGGTGGCATCGGGCAAAGGCGGGGTGGGCAAGAGCACCACCGCGGCCAACCTCGCGCTCGCGCTGGCGGCGGAAGGTGCCCGTGTCGGCCTGCTTGACGCTGACATCTACGGCCCGTCCCAGCCCATGATGATGGGCGTCTCCGGCCAGCCGCAAAGCCGCGACGGCCAGAACATGGAGCCGCTGGAAAACTACGGCGTGCAGATCATGTCCATCGGCTTTCTGATCGAAGCCGACAACCCCATGATCTGGCGCGGCCCCATGGCCACGCAGGCCCTCGAACAACTGCTGCGCCAGACCGCGTGGCAAGACCTCGACTACCTCATCGTGGACATGCCTCCGGGCACCGGCGACATTCAACTGACCCTGAGCCAGCGTGTGCCGCTGACCGGCGCCATCATCGTCACCACGCCGCAAGACATCGCTCTGCTCGATGCGCGCAAAGGCCTGAAGATGTTCGAGAAAGTGGGCGTGCCCATTCTCGGCATCGTCGAGAACATGGCGATGCATGTGTGCTCCAACTGCGGCCATGTCGAGCACATCTTCGGCGCGGGCGGCGGCGAGAGAATGAGCCTTGATTTCAAGGTGGATTATCTCGGCGGCCTGCCGCTGGACATCCACATCCGCGAGCAGGCCGACAGCGGCCGTCCCACCGTGGTGGCCGACCCGGAGGGCGCCATCGCCCAGAGCTACAAATCCATCGCCCGCGCCGTGGCGGTGAAAGTCGCTCAGCAAGGCCGCGACTACACCGCCAAGTTCCCGACCATCAGCGTACAGAACAGCTGA
- the hisH gene encoding imidazole glycerol phosphate synthase subunit HisH, translating into MKRVAVVDYGMGNLRSVSQAVAHVAAGSEFDVVVTSDPAVVRAADRVVLPGQGAMPDCMRELRESGLQEAVLQAAASKPLFGVCVGMQMLLDHSTEGHVDGLGLIPGQVQRFELDGQLQPDGSRYKVPHMGWNAVWQGRDARGALHPLWAQVPDGAAFYFVHSFYAAPQDGSHSAGETEYGVRFASAVARDNLFATQFHPEKSADAGLMLYRNFLHWSP; encoded by the coding sequence ATGAAACGCGTTGCCGTTGTGGACTATGGCATGGGCAATCTGCGCTCGGTGTCGCAAGCCGTGGCGCATGTCGCCGCAGGCTCCGAGTTCGACGTGGTCGTGACCTCCGACCCCGCCGTGGTGCGCGCAGCCGACCGCGTAGTGCTGCCCGGCCAGGGCGCCATGCCCGACTGCATGCGTGAGCTGCGCGAGTCCGGCCTGCAAGAGGCCGTGCTGCAAGCGGCAGCCAGCAAGCCGCTGTTCGGCGTGTGCGTGGGCATGCAGATGCTGCTCGATCACAGCACCGAAGGTCATGTCGATGGTCTCGGCCTGATTCCCGGCCAGGTGCAGCGCTTCGAGCTCGACGGCCAGTTGCAGCCCGATGGCAGCCGCTACAAAGTGCCGCATATGGGCTGGAACGCGGTGTGGCAGGGTCGCGATGCGCGTGGGGCGCTGCATCCGCTATGGGCGCAGGTGCCTGACGGTGCGGCGTTCTACTTCGTGCACAGTTTTTACGCCGCGCCGCAAGACGGCAGCCACAGTGCGGGCGAGACCGAGTATGGCGTGCGGTTTGCCAGCGCGGTGGCGCGCGACAATCTTTTCGCCACCCAGTTTCACCCCGAAAAAAGCGCCGACGCGGGGCTGATGCTGTATCGCAATTTTCTGCACTGGTCGCCCTGA
- the pdxA gene encoding 4-hydroxythreonine-4-phosphate dehydrogenase PdxA — translation MSSSTLTTPPESAPSRPIALTMGDPCGIGPETLVRAFAQGESNGCVVYGDAAWLARTARTLRFSPDSSRPAIVELDELADWKKVPRGAIPVLPIVALPADLAIGQVDARAGAAAYACIEAAARDALVGRVAAVVTAPIHKAALHAAGVNFPGHTEILQHMAGGVPVRMMLANEQLKTVLVTVHMALRQAIDAVTSEAVLQTLRIAHQAARGWGLAQPRIAVAGLNPHAGESGLFGDEEERIIAPAIAQARSEGIAASGPYPPDTVFMRARHALPEHPGAFDIVVAMYHDQGLIPVKYLGVEQGVNVTLGLPFVRTSPDHGTAFDIAGRDQADPSSLIAAIRMARDLAVLH, via the coding sequence ATGTCTTCATCGACCTTGACAACCCCGCCTGAATCCGCGCCCAGCCGCCCGATCGCCCTGACTATGGGCGACCCCTGCGGCATCGGCCCCGAAACCCTCGTGCGGGCTTTTGCGCAAGGCGAGTCGAATGGGTGCGTGGTTTACGGCGACGCGGCTTGGCTGGCCCGTACGGCGCGCACCCTGCGGTTTTCACCCGATAGCAGCCGTCCGGCCATCGTGGAACTCGACGAACTGGCCGATTGGAAGAAGGTTCCGCGCGGGGCCATTCCCGTGCTGCCCATCGTCGCGCTGCCTGCCGATCTCGCCATCGGGCAGGTGGACGCCCGCGCGGGTGCAGCGGCCTACGCGTGCATCGAAGCCGCGGCCCGAGACGCCCTCGTGGGTCGGGTGGCCGCCGTGGTGACGGCGCCCATCCACAAAGCGGCGCTGCATGCCGCGGGCGTGAATTTTCCCGGGCATACCGAAATCCTGCAGCACATGGCTGGCGGCGTACCCGTGCGCATGATGCTGGCCAACGAGCAACTCAAGACCGTGCTGGTGACTGTGCACATGGCCTTGCGGCAAGCCATCGATGCGGTGACGTCCGAAGCCGTTTTGCAGACCTTGCGCATCGCCCATCAGGCTGCCCGTGGCTGGGGGCTGGCGCAGCCGCGCATCGCCGTTGCCGGACTGAATCCGCACGCGGGCGAGTCAGGCCTGTTCGGCGACGAGGAAGAGCGGATCATCGCCCCGGCGATTGCTCAGGCGCGCAGCGAGGGCATTGCCGCCAGCGGGCCTTACCCGCCTGATACCGTGTTCATGCGCGCGCGTCACGCACTGCCCGAGCACCCGGGCGCCTTCGACATCGTGGTGGCGATGTATCACGATCAGGGCTTGATTCCGGTGAAGTATCTCGGCGTGGAGCAGGGCGTAAACGTCACGCTGGGGCTGCCCTTTGTGCGGACCAGCCCCGATCACGGTACGGCGTTCGACATCGCCGGACGCGACCAAGCCGACCCCTCCAGCCTGATTGCGGCCATTCGCATGGCCCGCGATCTTGCCGTACTGCACTGA
- the tatC gene encoding twin-arginine translocase subunit TatC, which translates to MSDPKKTVTPDSPEAEQPFISHLIELRNRLIRAIAAIGVVFLVLSIYPGPSGLFDLLSQPLIAHLPKGSTMIAIGVISPFVVPIKVTLLVAFMIALPAVLYQVWAFVAPGLYTHEKRLVMPLIISSTLLFYMGVAFCYFFVFGRLFTFIQGFAPKVITAAPDIEAYLSFMLTMFMAFGTAFEVPVVLMVLVRFGLVTVEQLKSWRSYFIVVAFIVAAIVTPPDVVSQTSLALSMILLFEVGILAAKYLVKYSAPPSDEEKDAQSPAA; encoded by the coding sequence GTGTCTGACCCCAAGAAAACAGTGACACCGGACAGCCCCGAGGCCGAGCAGCCGTTCATCTCGCATCTGATCGAGCTGCGCAATCGACTCATCCGCGCCATTGCGGCCATCGGCGTGGTGTTCCTTGTGCTGTCGATCTACCCCGGCCCTTCGGGTCTGTTCGATCTGTTGTCCCAACCGCTCATCGCGCATCTGCCCAAGGGCTCGACGATGATCGCCATTGGCGTGATCTCGCCTTTTGTGGTGCCCATCAAGGTCACGCTGCTGGTGGCGTTCATGATCGCCTTGCCTGCAGTGCTCTATCAGGTCTGGGCCTTTGTTGCGCCTGGTCTCTACACCCATGAAAAGCGCTTGGTCATGCCGCTGATCATCAGCAGCACGCTGTTGTTTTACATGGGGGTGGCGTTTTGCTACTTCTTCGTATTCGGGCGATTGTTCACCTTCATTCAGGGGTTTGCCCCGAAAGTGATCACCGCCGCCCCGGACATCGAGGCGTACTTGAGTTTCATGCTGACCATGTTCATGGCGTTCGGCACCGCGTTCGAGGTGCCGGTAGTGCTCATGGTGCTGGTGCGCTTCGGGCTGGTGACGGTTGAGCAGCTCAAATCCTGGCGCAGCTATTTCATCGTGGTGGCGTTCATCGTGGCGGCCATCGTCACGCCGCCGGATGTGGTGTCGCAGACTTCATTGGCGCTGTCGATGATTCTGCTGTTCGAGGTCGGCATTCTCGCGGCGAAGTATCTGGTCAAGTATTCAGCTCCGCCTTCCGACGAAGAGAAAGACGCGCAGTCGCCAGCAGCCTGA
- the hisB gene encoding imidazoleglycerol-phosphate dehydratase HisB, producing MRTAQVSRNTAETQITVSLNLDGTGVSKLSTGVGFFDHMLDQIARHGLIDLDIQAKGDLHIDAHHTVEDVGITLGQALARAIGDKKGIRRYGHAYVPLDEALSRVVIDFSGRPGLEWHVPFTRAMIGEFDVDLAHEFFQGLVNHAAITVHVDNLRGDNAHHQCETVFKAFGRALRAAAERDPRMGEVIPSTKGSL from the coding sequence CTGCCCAGGTTTCCCGCAACACCGCCGAGACGCAAATCACCGTGTCCCTCAACCTCGACGGCACCGGCGTCTCCAAACTGTCCACCGGTGTGGGCTTCTTTGATCACATGCTCGACCAGATCGCCCGGCACGGGCTGATCGACCTCGACATCCAGGCCAAGGGCGATTTGCATATCGACGCGCATCACACGGTCGAAGACGTGGGCATCACGCTGGGCCAGGCGCTGGCGCGGGCCATCGGCGACAAGAAGGGCATCCGCCGTTATGGCCATGCCTATGTGCCGCTCGACGAAGCCCTGAGCCGCGTGGTCATCGATTTTTCAGGCCGCCCCGGTCTGGAATGGCATGTGCCGTTCACCCGTGCGATGATTGGCGAATTCGACGTCGATCTGGCCCACGAGTTTTTTCAGGGGCTGGTCAACCACGCCGCCATCACCGTGCATGTAGACAATCTGCGCGGCGACAACGCCCATCACCAGTGCGAAACCGTGTTCAAGGCTTTCGGTCGCGCCCTACGGGCGGCCGCCGAGCGCGATCCTCGCATGGGCGAGGTGATTCCCTCGACCAAAGGTTCGCTGTAA
- the tatA gene encoding Sec-independent protein translocase subunit TatA: MGSFSIWHWLIVLVIVMMVFGTKKLKNMGSDLGSAVKGFKDGMRDASADDKPAEADKQLAAEASAKKEAIDVQAKEKSSS, encoded by the coding sequence ATGGGCTCATTTAGCATTTGGCACTGGCTGATCGTGCTGGTGATTGTGATGATGGTGTTCGGCACCAAGAAGCTGAAGAACATGGGTTCCGACCTTGGTTCTGCGGTGAAAGGCTTCAAGGACGGCATGCGCGATGCCAGCGCAGATGACAAACCCGCCGAGGCCGACAAGCAGCTTGCCGCCGAAGCCAGCGCCAAGAAAGAAGCCATTGACGTGCAGGCCAAAGAGAAGTCGTCTTCCTGA
- the hisIE gene encoding bifunctional phosphoribosyl-AMP cyclohydrolase/phosphoribosyl-ATP diphosphatase HisIE: MHSMNWLDQVKWDARGLVPAIAQDAHTGRVLMFAWMNREALELTHQRGEAVYWSRSRHKLWHKGEESGHVQTVRDIRLDCDGDVVLLQVEQAGGIACHTGRESCFFNSLDHGHWKMSDPVLKDPAQIYDGASAHGQVDAAGAADSSAALARIYATIVSRKGADPSASYVARLFHKGEDAILKKIGEEATELVMAAKDGEAEKILYETADLWFHSLIALAQHGLTPQQVLAELERREGRSGLAEFAARAVNP; encoded by the coding sequence ATCCATTCCATGAACTGGCTCGATCAAGTCAAATGGGATGCCCGCGGGCTCGTGCCCGCCATCGCGCAAGACGCGCACACCGGCCGCGTGCTCATGTTCGCCTGGATGAACCGCGAGGCGCTGGAGCTGACGCACCAGCGCGGCGAAGCGGTGTATTGGTCGCGCTCGCGCCACAAGCTGTGGCACAAGGGCGAAGAGTCCGGCCATGTGCAGACCGTGCGCGATATCCGCCTCGATTGCGACGGCGACGTGGTGCTGCTGCAAGTGGAGCAGGCGGGCGGCATCGCCTGCCACACCGGGCGCGAGTCCTGTTTTTTCAACAGCCTCGATCACGGCCATTGGAAGATGTCTGATCCGGTACTGAAAGACCCGGCACAGATCTATGACGGCGCGTCCGCGCATGGGCAGGTTGACGCGGCCGGGGCCGCCGATTCCAGCGCGGCGCTCGCGCGCATCTACGCCACCATTGTCAGCCGCAAAGGGGCCGACCCGAGCGCTTCTTATGTGGCGCGGCTGTTTCACAAGGGCGAAGACGCCATTCTGAAAAAAATCGGCGAAGAAGCTACCGAACTCGTCATGGCGGCCAAGGATGGCGAGGCGGAGAAAATTCTGTACGAGACCGCCGACCTGTGGTTCCACAGCCTGATCGCCCTGGCCCAGCACGGCCTCACACCGCAGCAAGTGCTTGCCGAACTGGAGCGCCGCGAAGGCAGGTCGGGTTTGGCCGAGTTCGCCGCGCGCGCGGTCAACCCCTGA
- a CDS encoding S1C family serine protease, producing the protein MRRLWLLFSQTVTIALAALFVVSTLKPEWVRFGAPVSTLANAPAVVTIQDAPAAPAAAPAAGSYSAAALKAMPAVVSITTSKAPRRLPGRDPWLRQFQGSRQPTVGLGSGVIVSPDGYILTNNHVIEGADQIEVKLSDGREARATLVGRDPDTDLAVLRIGLNKLPVITFGSDANAHVGDVVLAIGYPFGVGQTVTQGIISALGRTQLGINTFENFIQTDAAINPGNSGGALVDANGNLIGINTAIFSRSGGSLGIGFAVPVSTARNVMQQLISTGQVVRGWIGVEPQDVTDQLARTLNLPHPEGVVIIGVLRKGPADEAGVRPGDVVLDVAGKPVVNTGQLLNAVAALTPGSEAAIKVLRGGKATTLQVRIGTRPQNIGQMPPAEDGEGVLP; encoded by the coding sequence ATGCGACGCCTCTGGCTGCTATTTTCCCAGACTGTGACGATTGCGCTAGCCGCGCTGTTCGTCGTCTCCACCCTCAAGCCGGAATGGGTGCGTTTCGGCGCCCCGGTTTCCACGCTGGCAAACGCGCCGGCTGTCGTCACCATTCAGGACGCCCCGGCCGCGCCTGCCGCTGCGCCCGCCGCGGGAAGCTATAGCGCCGCGGCGCTCAAGGCCATGCCGGCCGTCGTCTCCATCACCACCTCGAAGGCTCCGCGCCGTCTGCCGGGCCGTGACCCTTGGCTGCGCCAGTTTCAGGGCAGCCGCCAGCCGACCGTCGGCCTCGGCTCGGGCGTGATCGTCAGCCCAGACGGCTACATCCTCACCAACAACCACGTCATCGAAGGCGCGGACCAGATCGAAGTCAAGCTGTCCGATGGACGCGAAGCCCGGGCCACCCTGGTTGGGCGCGATCCCGATACCGATCTCGCGGTACTGCGCATCGGGCTGAACAAGCTACCGGTCATCACATTCGGCAGCGATGCCAACGCGCATGTGGGCGATGTGGTGCTGGCCATCGGCTATCCGTTCGGCGTGGGCCAGACGGTCACGCAGGGCATCATCAGCGCCCTGGGCCGCACCCAGCTGGGCATCAACACCTTCGAGAATTTCATCCAGACCGATGCCGCCATCAACCCCGGCAACTCCGGCGGCGCGCTGGTGGACGCCAACGGCAATCTCATCGGCATCAACACCGCCATCTTCTCGCGCAGCGGCGGCTCGCTGGGCATCGGCTTCGCCGTTCCGGTCTCGACGGCGCGCAATGTCATGCAGCAACTCATCAGCACCGGACAGGTGGTTCGCGGCTGGATCGGCGTCGAACCTCAGGATGTGACCGATCAGCTCGCGCGCACCCTGAATCTGCCGCATCCGGAAGGCGTGGTGATCATCGGCGTGCTGCGCAAAGGCCCGGCTGACGAGGCGGGCGTGCGCCCCGGCGATGTGGTGCTCGATGTGGCGGGCAAGCCGGTGGTCAATACCGGCCAACTGCTTAACGCCGTGGCGGCGCTCACGCCCGGAAGCGAAGCCGCGATTAAGGTGCTGCGCGGCGGCAAGGCCACCACACTGCAGGTCCGCATCGGCACCCGACCGCAGAACATCGGCCAGATGCCGCCCGCTGAAGACGGAGAAGGCGTGCTGCCCTGA